In Elephas maximus indicus isolate mEleMax1 chromosome 16, mEleMax1 primary haplotype, whole genome shotgun sequence, the sequence TTCTCCCCCTTCTCACTTCCATGTCCCATCATTCAATCCATTCTTCTTATGTTCTCCAGTCCCCCATCCCCACAAAAAGAACAACTCCACACTGAGTTTGGGGAAatctatttatttttcaaagcagACTGTAGGTTTTTGGGGTACAACAAAGGTCAAGGAGGGCCGGAGAGGTGTGCTCCCTCAGGCAGGAAACTCGCAGACTGCCACAAAGGAGTGAGAACAGGAGATGTCATTCCATTTGCCATCTTTCAGGAGCATCACACAGTCTTCCGAATTGTCAGCGTCATTGGGCTCACCATTATTCCAGTTCACAAAGGTCACACTCCTTCCTGTCAGATCCACAAACTGGCCTTCAGTTGCTTCATCGGTGATGCCCACGAAGGTCTCTCCCTTGGCCACATTCTGGATGGCTGCGTTCTCTTCAGCATTCATAGGGGTGGCTACAGAGCCCTGGTACTGAGCGCACAGAGCCTTTACTCTGCCAAAGGTCGTCTTTTCACCATTGGTCAAGAAGACCTTCTTCCCAACCTTTTTGCCCAGAGAGAAAATCAGCCCTGAAATGGGAAAAAGTAGGTGACACTGACTTGTCTTTAAGCACGGCCCTAGTTGCTTCTCTGGGCAGGCCTTTagggtagggttgccagataaaataccgTATGTCTAGTTAAATATGAATTTCagatgagcaattttttttttactgtatgtcTCATGCAGTacttgggacatacttatactgaaaaattttaattgtcgcttacctgaaattcaaatttaactgggtgttctgtatttttatatgttaaaTCTGGCAAACTTACTCTGGAAAGACAAATTGGCAGAAAGGCCCTTGTTGTTTTGGATCAGAATTTTAGAATGCATATAATTCAGAATTCACTATTGTCTTAAGACTAAAGAAAAATACTTGAGAACATGAGCTCTGGGCCAGAAGCCAGCTTACAAAGGGTGATAGGTCCCATTTTCAGTGACGTGACAGCAGAATATACAGGATCTGCCAATTATTAGTTCTGTGCCTTTGAACAATTTAATAACCTCCCTTTCCACCAGAAAGGTGGTGGTAAGAATTTCAGGAGATAACAGCATGAGAAATTCCTATCCAGGAACCAGGAAATAATATGccttcagcaagtatttattaccTTCCCAAACTCAAAGCTGCCTGAAGAGTAAGAGAGAAGAAGGCTTACACTGTTTGATACGGTCCAGTTCTGATCGCAGAGCTTGTCTTTCTGAAGCAGCCAGGCCACTATCATAATCTAGAAAA encodes:
- the MBL2 gene encoding mannose-binding protein C isoform X2; translated protein: MFLFSSLPLLLLSVMTASCSETCEEVQKTCHVVACGSPGINGLPGTKGEKGEPGQGLRGLQGPPGKLGPQGPPGLPGLQGVMGPKGDPGKNSDYDSGLAASERQALRSELDRIKQWLIFSLGKKVGKKVFLTNGEKTTFGRVKALCAQYQGSVATPMNAEENAAIQNVAKGETFVGITDEATEGQFVDLTGRSVTFVNWNNGEPNDADNSEDCVMLLKDGKWNDISCSHSFVAVCEFPA
- the MBL2 gene encoding mannose-binding protein C isoform X1 is translated as MLWKQASLAVGNTTSRARTMFLFSSLPLLLLSVMTASCSETCEEVQKTCHVVACGSPGINGLPGTKGEKGEPGQGLRGLQGPPGKLGPQGPPGLPGLQGVMGPKGDPGKNSDYDSGLAASERQALRSELDRIKQWLIFSLGKKVGKKVFLTNGEKTTFGRVKALCAQYQGSVATPMNAEENAAIQNVAKGETFVGITDEATEGQFVDLTGRSVTFVNWNNGEPNDADNSEDCVMLLKDGKWNDISCSHSFVAVCEFPA